The following proteins are encoded in a genomic region of Actinomadura sp. NAK00032:
- a CDS encoding iron ABC transporter permease: MLSPARTGPPRSPAKGGGRRGAHRIWLPLLAAVLLATVVASLAIGAGDVPFGRVLPGVFSPDDGSRAELIVHELRLPRTLLGIAVGAALGLAGAVMQALTRNPLAEPGLLGVNGGAAFAVVLVIGFADAGEPLVYVWAAFAGAAGAAVLVYMIGARGRGGASPARLVLAGAALNAVFSAMTAGVMLLTPANFNGFRFWQVGSLGGRELAVFYRVLPFVVAGAVLALLLARPLNALGMGDEAGRALGSRPGRTRALGALAVVLLCGSATAAAGPIWFLGLAVPFIVRAAAGPDQRLVLPYSLLLAPVLLLGADIIGRVVAPGELETGIVTAFLGAPLFAVMVRRGRTRDL; the protein is encoded by the coding sequence GTGCTGTCCCCCGCGCGAACCGGCCCGCCGCGATCCCCGGCGAAGGGAGGCGGGCGGCGCGGCGCTCACCGGATCTGGCTGCCCCTGCTCGCGGCCGTGCTGCTGGCGACGGTGGTGGCGAGCCTCGCGATCGGCGCCGGGGACGTCCCGTTCGGGCGGGTGCTCCCGGGCGTGTTCTCCCCGGACGACGGGTCCCGGGCGGAGCTGATCGTGCACGAGCTGCGGCTGCCCCGCACGCTGCTCGGCATCGCCGTCGGCGCGGCGCTCGGCCTCGCCGGCGCGGTGATGCAGGCCCTCACCCGCAACCCGCTCGCCGAGCCGGGGCTGCTCGGCGTGAACGGCGGCGCCGCCTTCGCGGTCGTGCTCGTCATCGGCTTCGCCGACGCCGGCGAACCGCTCGTCTACGTGTGGGCGGCGTTCGCCGGCGCGGCGGGCGCGGCGGTCCTCGTCTACATGATCGGCGCGCGGGGGCGCGGCGGGGCGTCGCCCGCGCGGCTGGTGCTCGCCGGCGCGGCCCTCAACGCCGTGTTCAGCGCGATGACGGCCGGGGTCATGCTGCTCACCCCGGCCAACTTCAACGGCTTCCGGTTCTGGCAGGTCGGCTCGCTCGGCGGGCGCGAGCTCGCGGTGTTCTACCGGGTGCTGCCGTTCGTGGTGGCGGGAGCGGTCCTGGCGCTGCTGCTGGCCCGCCCGCTGAACGCCCTCGGCATGGGCGACGAGGCGGGCCGCGCCCTCGGCTCCCGCCCCGGCCGGACGCGGGCGCTCGGCGCGCTCGCCGTGGTGCTGCTGTGCGGTTCGGCGACCGCGGCGGCCGGGCCGATCTGGTTCCTCGGGCTCGCCGTCCCGTTCATCGTCCGCGCGGCCGCCGGCCCCGACCAGCGGCTCGTCCTGCCGTACTCGCTGCTGCTCGCGCCCGTGCTGCTGCTCGGCGCCGACATCATCGGCCGGGTCGTCGCGCCCGGCGAACTGGAGACCGGCATCGTCACCGCGTTCCTCGGGGCGCCGCTGTTCGCGGTGATGGTCCGGCGGGGGAGGACGCGCGACCTATGA
- a CDS encoding iron chelate uptake ABC transporter family permease subunit encodes MRVLRAGGVSLRWEPRAAAVCGVLAAVAACAAVLVVGSGEFPISPPDVVRAVAGQGDRATEFIVRTLRLPRAVTGLLAGLALGLSGAIFQSISRNPLGSPDLIGFTTGSATGALLQILVFGGGAVAITVSSVAGAVLTALAVYLVAYRPGGGVHGVRLVLIGVAAAAMLEAFNSYLITRAELREAYEAAFWLTGSLNGRDWDQAVPLALALAVLVPAALLLARPLGMGELGDDAAQALGVPVQRTRALLTVAGVGLVAAATAAAGPVPFVALAAPQLARRLTRRPGAQLLPAALTGAALLACGDLISLHLPVAVPVGVVTGVLGGVYLAWLLSTTGRKGTT; translated from the coding sequence ATGAGAGTGCTGCGCGCGGGCGGCGTGTCGCTGCGGTGGGAGCCGCGGGCGGCGGCGGTGTGCGGGGTGCTGGCGGCGGTCGCGGCCTGCGCCGCCGTCCTCGTCGTCGGATCGGGGGAGTTCCCGATCTCGCCGCCGGACGTGGTCCGCGCCGTCGCCGGGCAGGGCGACCGGGCCACCGAGTTCATCGTCCGGACGCTGCGGCTGCCGCGGGCCGTCACCGGGCTGCTCGCCGGGCTCGCGCTCGGCCTCAGCGGCGCGATCTTCCAGAGCATCTCCCGCAACCCGCTCGGCAGCCCCGACCTCATCGGCTTCACCACCGGCTCGGCGACCGGCGCGCTGCTGCAGATCCTGGTGTTCGGCGGCGGCGCCGTCGCGATCACGGTCTCCTCGGTCGCGGGCGCGGTGCTCACCGCCCTGGCCGTCTACCTGGTCGCCTACCGGCCCGGCGGCGGCGTCCACGGCGTCCGGCTGGTGCTGATCGGCGTCGCGGCGGCGGCGATGCTGGAGGCGTTCAACTCCTACCTCATCACCCGCGCCGAGCTGCGCGAGGCGTACGAGGCCGCGTTCTGGCTCACCGGCAGCCTGAACGGGCGCGACTGGGACCAGGCCGTCCCGCTGGCGCTCGCGCTGGCGGTGCTCGTCCCGGCGGCGCTGCTGCTCGCCCGCCCGCTCGGCATGGGCGAGCTGGGCGACGACGCGGCGCAGGCGCTCGGCGTGCCGGTCCAGCGGACCCGCGCGCTGCTCACGGTCGCCGGGGTCGGCCTCGTCGCGGCGGCGACGGCGGCGGCGGGCCCCGTCCCGTTCGTCGCGCTCGCCGCGCCGCAGCTCGCCCGCCGGCTGACCCGCCGCCCCGGCGCGCAGCTGCTGCCCGCGGCGCTGACCGGCGCCGCGCTGCTCGCCTGCGGCGACCTCATCTCGCTGCACCTGCCGGTCGCGGTGCCGGTGGGCGTCGTCACCGGCGTCCTCGGCGGCGTGTACCTGGCCTGGCTGCTGTCCACCACCGGACGGAAGGGGACGACATGA
- a CDS encoding ABC transporter ATP-binding protein yields MTRLRAADLTLAYERRVVAEGLGVEIPDGSFTVIVGPNACGKSTLLRALARLLRPRAGTVYLDGEPIAALPPKRLARRLGLLPQSPLTPEGITARDLVARGRYPHQSLLRQWSREDEAVVAEVMDAVGVTGLADRVVDELSGGQRQRVWLALVLAQQTGILLLDEPTTYLDIAHQIEVLDLCARLHEEGRTLVAVLHDLNHACRYATHLIAMRDGEVLAEGPPAEIVTAGLVERVFGLPCRVIPDPETETPLIVPAGRRRALTAETP; encoded by the coding sequence ATGACCCGGCTGCGCGCGGCGGACCTCACGCTCGCCTACGAGAGGCGCGTCGTCGCCGAAGGGCTCGGCGTGGAGATCCCGGACGGGTCGTTCACCGTCATCGTCGGGCCGAACGCGTGCGGGAAGTCGACGCTGCTGCGCGCCCTCGCCCGGCTGCTGCGCCCCCGCGCCGGCACGGTCTACCTCGACGGCGAGCCGATCGCGGCACTGCCGCCGAAGCGGCTCGCGCGGCGGCTCGGGCTGCTGCCGCAGTCGCCGCTCACCCCGGAGGGCATCACGGCCCGCGACCTCGTCGCGCGCGGCCGCTACCCGCACCAGAGCCTGCTGCGCCAGTGGTCGCGGGAGGACGAGGCGGTCGTCGCCGAGGTGATGGACGCGGTCGGCGTGACCGGCCTCGCCGACCGGGTGGTGGACGAGCTGTCCGGCGGCCAGCGCCAGCGGGTGTGGCTCGCGCTCGTCCTGGCCCAGCAGACCGGCATCCTGCTGCTGGACGAGCCGACGACGTACCTGGACATCGCCCACCAGATCGAGGTCCTCGACCTGTGCGCGCGCCTCCACGAGGAGGGCCGCACGCTCGTCGCGGTGCTGCACGACCTCAACCACGCCTGCCGCTACGCCACCCACCTGATCGCGATGCGCGACGGCGAGGTGCTCGCCGAGGGGCCGCCCGCCGAGATCGTGACGGCCGGTCTGGTGGAGCGGGTGTTCGGGCTCCCGTGCCGCGTCATCCCGGACCCGGAGACCGAGACGCCGCTGATCGTCCCGGCCGGGCGGCGGCGGGCGTTGACGGCCGAAACCCCCTGA
- a CDS encoding non-ribosomal peptide synthetase produces the protein MLTWEELHTALTDVLGEDAGADDNLIELGMDSIRLMRLTGRLRRRGIEVRFAELAERPTLAGWWELLAAKGQVEPAAGPPAMEPADIEPDGPFPLALMQHAYWIGRDSGQSLGSVAAHLYVELDGRAIDPARFEGAVRGLAARHPMLRVAVSDDGTQRILPERPGPAVTVHDLRSADEPDAELERVRAEMSRQRLPIEDGRVFDARLSLLPGGTARLHLDVDMVAADAMSYRVMLADLAALYEGETLAPIRYGYARYLADDPRAAAREQDRQWWAERLADLPGPPELPVVPEPGDRVERRHHWLAPGDKARLIARAHAEGVTPAMALAAVFAEVIGAWSATPRFLLNLPLFHREPVHPDVDAVVGDFTGSIMLEADLREDLPFIERARGLQANLHTAGAHSDYSGLEVLRDLSRQRGEQVLAPIVHTSALNLGELFGERVREHFGEPEWIISQGPQVLLDAQVTEVSGGLLLNWDVRVPAFPDGVAEAMFEAYTSAITRLGAAGADWSEPLGVAAPASRLRVRHELNATPAPPPRTLTEGFFGHARRRPDAPALHWGDDGALTYGELASRALRTASALAAAGVRPGDRVSVELPKSPAQVTAALGVLAAGAAYVPIGPEQPDARRARIRASAGVAASLVPASEFEAGISVGGAVLAGAPAEAEPLPEPVAVRPDQVAYVLFTSGSTGEPKGVEVSHGAAMNTIGDLVERFAIAEDDVTFAISALDFDLSVFDLFAAWSAGGAVVLPDEDERRDAVRWAELVRRWSVSVLNCVPSVLEMLLHAGRPESLRLVLLGGDWVGTHLPALLAERAPRCRFAALGGTTETAIHSTVQEVAGEVPADWHAVPYGVPLRGVACRVVDGLGRDRPDWVAGELWIGGAGVADGYAGDPERTADRFVVHDGVRWYRTGDLARYRPDGTLEFLGRRDHQVKVRGFRIELGEVEAALQDHPAVGRAVALLAGGQLAAAVVASGDLDEVLEHARALLPPHMVPERLVRVDELPLTANGKVDRKALTALAAAEQGEAPYAEPSTPLEKVLARIAADVLGEERVGADADFFALGGDSVLATTVVARLREALDTTALPVRVLFAERTVARVCRRFTELEDEPGRLEAVAAIWLEVEAMTEEEVTARLG, from the coding sequence GTGCTGACCTGGGAAGAGCTGCACACCGCGCTGACCGACGTGCTGGGCGAGGACGCGGGAGCCGACGACAACCTCATCGAGCTCGGGATGGACTCGATCCGGCTGATGCGGCTGACCGGCCGGCTGCGCCGCCGCGGCATCGAGGTCCGCTTCGCCGAACTGGCCGAGCGCCCCACGCTCGCCGGATGGTGGGAGCTCCTCGCCGCGAAGGGCCAGGTGGAGCCCGCCGCCGGACCGCCCGCGATGGAGCCGGCCGACATCGAGCCGGACGGCCCCTTCCCTCTCGCCCTGATGCAGCACGCGTACTGGATCGGCCGCGACTCCGGCCAGTCGCTCGGCTCCGTCGCCGCCCACCTGTACGTCGAGCTGGACGGCCGCGCCATCGACCCCGCCCGGTTCGAGGGCGCCGTCCGCGGCCTGGCCGCACGGCACCCGATGCTGCGCGTGGCCGTGTCCGACGACGGCACGCAGCGGATCCTGCCCGAGCGTCCGGGGCCCGCCGTGACCGTCCACGATCTGCGCTCGGCGGACGAACCGGACGCCGAACTCGAACGCGTCCGGGCCGAGATGTCGCGGCAGCGCCTCCCGATCGAGGACGGCCGCGTCTTCGACGCCCGCCTCAGCCTCCTGCCCGGCGGCACCGCCCGCCTGCACCTGGACGTCGACATGGTCGCCGCCGACGCGATGAGCTACCGCGTCATGCTCGCCGACCTCGCCGCGCTGTACGAGGGCGAGACGCTCGCGCCGATCCGGTACGGGTACGCCCGCTACCTCGCCGACGACCCGCGCGCCGCCGCGCGCGAGCAGGACCGCCAGTGGTGGGCCGAGCGCCTCGCGGACCTCCCCGGCCCGCCGGAACTGCCCGTCGTCCCCGAGCCGGGCGACCGCGTCGAGCGCAGGCACCACTGGCTGGCACCCGGCGACAAGGCCCGCCTCATCGCGCGCGCCCACGCCGAGGGCGTCACCCCGGCGATGGCGCTCGCGGCCGTGTTCGCCGAGGTCATCGGGGCCTGGTCGGCGACGCCGCGCTTCCTGCTGAACCTGCCGCTGTTCCACCGCGAGCCCGTCCACCCGGACGTGGACGCGGTCGTCGGCGACTTCACCGGCTCCATCATGCTCGAAGCCGACCTCCGCGAGGACCTCCCGTTCATCGAGCGGGCGCGCGGGCTCCAGGCCAACCTGCACACGGCGGGCGCGCACAGCGACTACTCCGGCCTCGAGGTGCTGCGCGACCTGTCGCGGCAGCGCGGCGAGCAGGTCCTCGCCCCGATCGTCCACACCAGCGCGCTGAACCTCGGGGAGCTGTTCGGCGAGCGCGTCCGCGAGCACTTCGGCGAGCCGGAGTGGATCATCTCGCAGGGCCCGCAGGTGCTGCTGGACGCGCAGGTCACCGAGGTGTCCGGCGGGCTGCTGCTGAACTGGGACGTGCGCGTCCCGGCGTTCCCGGACGGCGTCGCCGAGGCGATGTTCGAGGCGTACACCTCCGCGATCACCCGGCTGGGCGCGGCGGGCGCCGACTGGTCGGAGCCGCTCGGCGTCGCGGCTCCCGCGTCGCGGCTCCGCGTCCGGCACGAGCTGAACGCGACCCCCGCCCCGCCGCCGCGCACGCTCACCGAGGGCTTCTTCGGGCACGCCCGCCGCCGCCCGGACGCCCCCGCCCTGCACTGGGGCGACGACGGCGCCCTCACCTACGGCGAACTGGCCTCCCGCGCCCTGCGCACCGCGTCCGCGCTCGCGGCCGCCGGTGTGCGTCCGGGCGACCGCGTCTCGGTCGAGCTGCCCAAGAGCCCGGCGCAGGTCACCGCCGCCCTCGGCGTGCTCGCGGCCGGTGCCGCGTACGTCCCGATCGGCCCCGAGCAGCCGGACGCCCGCCGCGCGAGGATCCGCGCGAGCGCCGGCGTCGCGGCGTCCCTGGTCCCCGCCAGTGAATTCGAGGCCGGGATCAGCGTCGGAGGCGCGGTGCTCGCCGGCGCGCCCGCCGAGGCCGAGCCGCTGCCGGAACCGGTGGCCGTCCGTCCCGACCAGGTCGCCTACGTGCTGTTCACGTCGGGGTCGACCGGGGAGCCGAAGGGCGTCGAGGTCTCGCACGGCGCGGCGATGAACACCATCGGCGACCTGGTCGAGCGGTTCGCGATCGCGGAGGACGACGTCACCTTCGCGATCTCCGCGCTGGACTTCGACCTTTCGGTGTTCGACCTGTTCGCGGCCTGGTCGGCGGGCGGCGCGGTCGTCCTGCCGGACGAGGACGAGCGGCGCGACGCCGTCCGCTGGGCCGAACTGGTGCGCCGCTGGTCGGTGAGCGTGCTGAACTGCGTCCCGTCCGTGCTGGAGATGCTGCTGCACGCGGGCCGCCCGGAGAGTCTGCGGCTCGTCCTGCTGGGCGGCGACTGGGTCGGCACGCACCTGCCCGCACTGCTGGCGGAACGTGCGCCGCGCTGCCGTTTCGCCGCCCTGGGCGGGACGACGGAGACGGCGATCCACTCCACGGTGCAGGAGGTCGCGGGGGAGGTGCCGGCCGACTGGCACGCCGTCCCGTACGGGGTGCCGCTGCGCGGCGTCGCGTGCCGGGTCGTGGACGGCCTCGGCCGCGACCGCCCCGACTGGGTCGCGGGCGAGCTGTGGATCGGCGGCGCAGGCGTCGCGGACGGCTACGCCGGCGACCCGGAGCGCACCGCCGACCGGTTCGTCGTCCACGACGGCGTCCGCTGGTACCGGACGGGCGACCTGGCCCGCTACCGCCCCGACGGCACCCTGGAATTCCTCGGCCGCCGCGACCACCAGGTCAAGGTGCGCGGCTTCCGCATCGAACTCGGCGAGGTCGAGGCCGCGCTGCAGGACCATCCGGCGGTCGGCCGCGCCGTCGCGCTCCTGGCCGGCGGGCAGTTGGCCGCCGCCGTCGTGGCGTCCGGCGACCTCGACGAAGTGCTGGAGCACGCCCGCGCTCTCCTTCCGCCGCACATGGTGCCGGAACGGCTCGTCCGGGTGGACGAGCTGCCGCTCACCGCGAACGGCAAGGTCGACCGCAAGGCCCTCACCGCGCTCGCCGCCGCCGAGCAGGGCGAGGCGCCCTACGCCGAGCCGTCGACGCCGCTGGAGAAGGTGCTGGCCCGGATCGCCGCCGACGTGCTGGGGGAGGAGCGCGTCGGCGCGGACGCCGACTTCTTCGCGCTCGGCGGCGACTCCGTCCTCGCGACCACGGTGGTCGCGCGGCTGCGGGAGGCGCTCGACACGACCGCGCTGCCCGTCCGGGTGCTGTTCGCCGAGCGGACCGTCGCGCGCGTCTGCCGCCGCTTCACCGAACTGGAGGACGAGCCGGGGCGCCTGGAGGCCGTCGCCGCGATCTGGCTGGAGGTCGAGGCGATGACCGAGGAGGAGGTCACCGCCCGCCTCGGCTGA
- the entS gene encoding enterobactin transporter EntS has translation MLRRLAMDIGPLRDSRPFRNVFIARTVSVFGIGMLAVALPVQVYDLTGSTVHVGGVSAAEGFALLAGFLWGGTLADKGDRRRLLLRARTAAGIGFVLLALNAFLPSPSLAALYALAAWDGLMTGVSVTALLAATPALVAADKLVAAGALNALTVRLGSMASPALGGVIVSAFGVGWNYAAAAAGTLGTIGLLTTLPVLKPETAEPPGNPLKAIGDGFRFVASHRVVGSLMLLGLLFMVAGGIPVLMPAFAERSLDGGATTVGLLFAAPACGAVLASVTSGWAGSARAPGLALLVASVTGFAALACLGLARHPALAVAILFVYGFVQSIEEILRYGLIQSHTPDSHLGRVNALWAAQETGGGAIGSLGAGALGRYLAPGAAIVLYGTVSAVLALALALTLTGLRTATMRPEPEPGAG, from the coding sequence ATGCTCCGGCGACTTGCCATGGACATCGGTCCGCTGCGCGACAGCAGGCCGTTCCGCAACGTGTTCATCGCCCGCACGGTCTCGGTCTTCGGGATCGGGATGCTGGCCGTCGCGCTGCCCGTCCAGGTGTACGACCTGACCGGGTCGACCGTCCATGTCGGCGGGGTGTCGGCGGCGGAGGGGTTCGCGCTGCTCGCCGGGTTCCTGTGGGGCGGCACGCTCGCCGACAAGGGCGACCGGCGGCGGCTGCTGCTGCGCGCCCGGACGGCCGCCGGGATCGGGTTCGTGCTGCTGGCGCTGAACGCGTTCCTGCCGTCCCCGTCGCTCGCGGCCCTGTACGCCCTGGCCGCGTGGGACGGCCTGATGACCGGCGTCAGCGTCACCGCGCTGCTCGCCGCGACGCCCGCGCTGGTGGCCGCGGACAAGCTCGTCGCGGCGGGCGCGCTGAACGCGCTGACCGTCCGGCTCGGGTCGATGGCCTCGCCCGCGCTCGGCGGGGTCATCGTGTCGGCGTTCGGCGTCGGCTGGAACTACGCGGCGGCCGCCGCCGGCACCCTCGGCACGATCGGGCTGCTCACGACGCTGCCCGTGCTCAAGCCCGAGACGGCCGAGCCGCCGGGCAACCCGCTGAAGGCCATCGGGGACGGGTTCCGGTTCGTCGCGTCCCACCGGGTCGTGGGGTCGCTGATGCTCCTCGGGCTGCTGTTCATGGTCGCGGGCGGCATCCCCGTGCTGATGCCCGCGTTCGCGGAGCGGAGCCTGGACGGCGGCGCCACCACGGTCGGGCTGCTGTTCGCCGCGCCCGCGTGCGGGGCGGTGCTCGCGTCGGTGACGAGCGGCTGGGCGGGGTCGGCGCGGGCGCCGGGGCTGGCACTGCTCGTCGCGTCCGTGACCGGGTTCGCGGCGCTCGCCTGCCTGGGCCTGGCCCGCCATCCGGCGCTCGCCGTCGCGATCCTGTTCGTGTACGGGTTCGTCCAGTCGATCGAGGAGATCCTGCGGTACGGGCTGATCCAGTCGCACACGCCCGACTCGCATCTGGGACGCGTCAACGCGCTCTGGGCCGCGCAGGAGACGGGCGGCGGCGCGATCGGGTCGCTGGGGGCCGGGGCCCTCGGCCGGTACCTCGCGCCGGGCGCCGCCATCGTCCTGTACGGGACGGTCAGCGCCGTCCTCGCGCTGGCACTGGCGCTGACCCTGACCGGGCTCCGGACGGCGACGATGCGCCCGGAGCCCGAACCCGGGGCCGGCTGA
- the panD gene encoding aspartate 1-decarboxylase has product MQRMLMNGKIHRATVTQADLHYVGSLTIDADLMAAADIVEGEQVHVVDITNGSRLVTYAITGEAGSGVIGINGAAARRVQPGDMVIIITYASVDESARDRHEPRVVHVDAANRIVALGSDPAEPVPGAPAQLAGR; this is encoded by the coding sequence GTGCAGCGGATGCTGATGAACGGAAAGATCCACCGCGCGACCGTCACCCAGGCGGATCTGCACTACGTGGGCTCCCTGACGATCGACGCGGACCTCATGGCCGCGGCCGACATCGTCGAGGGCGAGCAGGTCCACGTCGTCGACATCACCAACGGCTCCCGTCTCGTCACCTACGCCATCACCGGCGAGGCGGGCAGCGGCGTCATCGGGATCAACGGCGCCGCCGCACGCCGGGTCCAGCCCGGCGACATGGTCATCATCATCACCTACGCGTCCGTGGACGAGTCCGCCCGGGACCGCCACGAGCCCCGCGTCGTCCACGTCGACGCCGCCAACCGCATCGTCGCCCTCGGCTCCGACCCGGCCGAGCCGGTCCCCGGCGCCCCCGCCCAGCTGGCCGGGCGGTGA
- a CDS encoding (2,3-dihydroxybenzoyl)adenylate synthase yields the protein MDGFTPWPADLEARYTAEGYWKDRLLGDVLRGDPSRTALIAGGDRLTYADLDARAARAAAGHLALGVGRGDRVVVQLPNTTAFVVTFLALVRIGAVPVLALPAHRESEIRYLCELSEARAYICADRDGDFDYRAMARTLPVDHVIVDGDAEEFTPLSSVDADPVALTPPSPSDIGVFLLSGGTTGLPKLIPRTHRDYVYNLEASAEVCGFTPATVYLVVLPAAHNFALACPGILGVFATGGTVVLSPSGSPDEAFPLIERERATVCATVPPIALLWLEAVSWQEEDISSLELLQVGGAKLAAERAAEVPGTLGCQVQQVFGMAEGLLNYTRLDDPGDLVAQTQGRPLSPADEIRIVDEDGEQVAPGEVGELLTRGPYTLRGYYRAPEHNARSFTPDGFYRTGDLVRRLPSGHLIVEGREKDQINRGGDKVSAEELENHLLAHPAVHDAAVVGVPDPMMGERTCAFLILRDAAKAPTLPEVKEFLRTRGLAAYKFPDRLETADAFPRTPVGKISKKTLAARVTSS from the coding sequence ATGGACGGCTTCACCCCCTGGCCGGCCGACCTCGAAGCCCGCTACACGGCCGAGGGCTACTGGAAGGACCGCCTCCTCGGCGACGTCCTGCGCGGCGACCCGTCCCGCACGGCCCTCATCGCGGGCGGCGACCGCCTCACCTACGCCGACCTGGACGCCCGCGCCGCCCGCGCCGCCGCGGGCCACCTGGCCCTCGGCGTCGGCCGGGGCGACCGCGTCGTCGTCCAGCTCCCGAACACGACCGCCTTCGTCGTCACCTTCCTCGCCCTCGTCCGCATCGGCGCGGTACCCGTCCTGGCCCTGCCCGCGCACCGCGAGAGCGAGATCCGCTACCTGTGCGAGCTGTCGGAGGCCCGCGCCTACATCTGCGCCGACCGCGACGGCGACTTCGACTACCGCGCCATGGCCCGCACCCTCCCCGTCGACCACGTGATCGTGGACGGCGACGCGGAGGAGTTCACCCCGCTCTCGTCGGTGGACGCCGACCCCGTCGCGCTCACGCCGCCGTCCCCGTCCGACATCGGCGTCTTCCTGCTCTCCGGCGGCACGACCGGCCTGCCGAAGCTGATCCCCCGGACGCACCGCGACTACGTCTACAACCTGGAGGCCAGCGCCGAGGTCTGCGGCTTCACACCGGCCACCGTCTACCTGGTCGTCCTGCCCGCCGCGCACAACTTCGCCCTGGCCTGCCCCGGCATCCTCGGCGTCTTCGCCACCGGCGGCACGGTCGTCCTGTCCCCGTCCGGCTCGCCCGACGAGGCGTTCCCCCTCATCGAACGCGAGCGTGCGACGGTCTGCGCGACCGTCCCCCCGATCGCGCTCCTCTGGCTGGAGGCGGTGTCCTGGCAGGAGGAGGACATCTCGTCCCTGGAACTCCTCCAGGTCGGCGGCGCCAAGCTCGCCGCCGAACGCGCCGCCGAAGTACCGGGCACCCTCGGCTGCCAGGTCCAGCAGGTCTTCGGCATGGCCGAGGGCCTCCTCAACTACACCCGCCTGGACGACCCCGGCGACCTCGTCGCACAGACCCAGGGCCGCCCGCTCTCACCCGCCGACGAGATCCGGATCGTCGACGAGGACGGCGAGCAGGTGGCCCCCGGCGAGGTCGGCGAACTCCTGACCCGGGGCCCGTACACCCTGCGCGGCTACTACCGCGCCCCCGAGCACAACGCCCGCTCCTTCACCCCGGACGGCTTCTACCGGACCGGCGACCTCGTCCGGCGGCTCCCGTCCGGCCACCTGATCGTCGAGGGCCGCGAGAAGGACCAGATCAACCGGGGCGGCGACAAGGTCTCCGCCGAGGAACTGGAGAACCACCTCCTGGCCCACCCCGCCGTCCACGACGCCGCCGTGGTGGGCGTCCCCGACCCCATGATGGGGGAGCGGACCTGCGCCTTCCTCATCCTCAGGGACGCCGCGAAGGCCCCCACCCTCCCCGAGGTCAAGGAGTTCCTCCGCACCCGAGGCCTGGCCGCCTACAAATTCCCCGACCGCCTCGAAACAGCCGACGCCTTCCCCCGCACCCCCGTAGGAAAAATCAGCAAAAAGACCCTGGCGGCCCGAGTGACGTCCTCCTGA
- a CDS encoding RDD family protein: MDENGRVVRVLASTRQRVAARAVDFLVAVVVLLVAVSPVYAFVFLAEGSSSSQLMWVAVPVMLLAMVGPALLRVGGIARWGCTVGQRVAGIRVVCAEDGTRAPGWRRSFRRYTLSRASSSVPLITDPWEHRKDERLGQCLHDRRAKTVVVLAQAPPAPVDSGGLAVLGSSGSGAVGVEHVRRWERRERRWRVALGSIAAVLGVTVLGAPVAIVLVAAGSSSGGGPAFEVNTFYDDDIRFENAFGGRSETYERTAAKVLDDEKGCRAGATSEQARGVLRRAGCEGRIEIAFRTTDGVLVSSHVLRFADAGAAGDAARRLRHTDLRFVPGGDLEPPGGAQVGQVGSRDRYVVATTAVSPAQPDAAGKAQNAFRFIQAPTLNVILWL; encoded by the coding sequence GTGGACGAGAACGGGCGTGTCGTTCGGGTGTTGGCGAGTACTCGGCAGCGGGTTGCTGCTCGGGCCGTCGACTTCCTTGTGGCCGTGGTGGTGCTCCTCGTGGCCGTGTCGCCGGTCTATGCGTTCGTCTTTCTGGCTGAGGGCTCCTCCTCTTCGCAGCTGATGTGGGTGGCCGTTCCGGTCATGCTGCTGGCCATGGTGGGACCTGCGTTGTTACGGGTCGGGGGGATCGCGCGGTGGGGGTGCACGGTCGGGCAGCGGGTCGCCGGGATCCGGGTGGTGTGCGCGGAGGACGGGACGCGGGCGCCGGGGTGGCGGCGGTCCTTTCGGCGGTACACGCTCTCCCGGGCGTCCTCGTCCGTTCCGCTGATCACTGATCCGTGGGAGCACCGGAAGGACGAACGGCTCGGCCAGTGCCTGCACGACCGGCGGGCCAAGACGGTCGTCGTTCTGGCGCAGGCGCCGCCCGCGCCGGTGGACAGCGGTGGGCTGGCGGTGCTCGGGTCTTCGGGATCTGGCGCGGTGGGGGTCGAGCATGTGCGGCGCTGGGAGAGGCGGGAGCGGCGGTGGCGTGTTGCGCTCGGTTCTATCGCGGCGGTTCTCGGGGTGACCGTTCTGGGGGCGCCGGTCGCCATCGTGCTTGTGGCCGCCGGGTCCTCTTCCGGCGGCGGTCCGGCGTTCGAGGTGAACACGTTCTACGACGATGACATCCGGTTCGAGAACGCCTTCGGCGGACGCTCGGAGACCTACGAGCGTACGGCGGCCAAGGTGCTGGACGACGAGAAGGGCTGCCGCGCCGGTGCGACCAGTGAGCAGGCCCGTGGTGTCCTGCGGCGGGCCGGGTGCGAGGGGCGGATCGAGATCGCGTTCAGGACCACGGACGGGGTGCTGGTCAGCAGCCACGTGCTCAGGTTCGCCGATGCCGGCGCGGCGGGTGATGCCGCGCGGCGTCTGCGGCATACCGATCTGCGGTTCGTGCCGGGTGGCGATCTGGAGCCTCCGGGCGGTGCTCAGGTCGGGCAGGTGGGGAGCCGGGACCGGTATGTCGTCGCGACGACCGCCGTTTCGCCGGCGCAGCCGGATGCGGCGGGGAAGGCGCAGAATGCCTTCCGGTTCATTCAGGCCCCTACTCTTAACGTCATCCTCTGGCTGTGA